One window of Panulirus ornatus isolate Po-2019 chromosome 13, ASM3632096v1, whole genome shotgun sequence genomic DNA carries:
- the LOC139752772 gene encoding meckelin translates to MACPINQSALDDNYTCTCLPGFKSIYEGYNLKCEACPPLHVTSVDKRSCVPCSGSSLNDTSKTCLPCLGTSDIMVDKALNGSSLGGMVCIECANGSVPGDGACIPCHSSLYTASGGSCSCPKTHEELGGICTPLSELSKIPDKDSSYIVKFDNGKKVYSTFFMENFRMAAHSCTFNQNKSACQLLSNMCVLLHYEFDDFNACQYYREEFGDNFVTLPSHVPWLYYNEGEANVYLSKTRLKTHYSFKKESPNSKFNFTVAKYSAKGHLLKYGRLETMLTLCPIIDYQLDAAVQFGTTFSQSCSIDVKDLWDRYDTEFYDVFLQYYDDEQHMIYAVPVLDRNYREAGSLVNQQSHKKWQLTRRFFLFDNLSGRESLSLNLNDKEKRARVVRYAQSVEIIIQLREGEGDGLIYPPLIKITYAEVEDDYYESGKRVETSLKVLYTMNFSKIRENLSIAVGVMSALATLWSFIGTWSWSRRCGKIVLDFPTIFHFFVIVCGNLANVFFVVMFFACLFWTIFFKRQDVVHLFLLTENQELLVKQYLTAACFLKLIQIMYIVYVQVTLDIFIIDWEQPRAKNSVPHPQLSTSLEEEGKLKGEQPISIWRMYFIANEWNELQTYRKTNVSFQLFLTLLCLKVIGFENLATADPSASFFVHDKDYNPPQSFVCRFAISMSVYAIIAVIQWFFRVVFYERYVENKLQQFIDLCSIANISVFILEHTMYGYYIHGRSAHGFADVDMQSIYEQMKREEEDLCGHRGLEPSSECQIFEVAVTYKFREQYDTILQPVHKFTGIQRPAARGRMASLEMEQSFQAYETMRRFFGMFLQHALKDLDYIVKEKLFLESVLDLEFQEVDDRCLFFRDNNHTFDHVLFYGHELSFLLCEMLLFTFVDLTSYDFVLAAVITFIFSYLLKKIRYTGGRKNVVHKTLVDQRFLM, encoded by the coding sequence ATGGCTTGTCCCATAAATCAGTCAGCGCTGGATGATAATTATACCTGTACTTGTTTGCCGGGATTTAAATCTATATATGAAGGCTATAATCTTAAATGCGAAGCTTGTCCTCCATTACACGTTACCTCTGTTGACAAGAGGAGCTGTGTGCCTTGTAGCGGGTCTTCTCTAAATGATACATCGAAAACATGTCTGCCATGTTTAGGAACGTCGGATATAATGGTTGATAAGGCTCTTAATGGGTCATCTTTGGGTGGTATGGTCTGCATTGAATGCGCGAATGGTAGTGTTCCAGGAGATGGGGCTTGTATCCCATGTCATTCATCATTGTATACTGCAAGTGGTGGCTCTTGTTCATGTCCCAAAACACATGAAGAACTTGGTGGTATTTGCACCCCGCTATCTGAGCTGTCAAAAATACCAGACAAagatagtagctacattgtcaagttTGATAATGGGAAAAAAGTATATTCTACCTTCTTTATGGAGAATTTCAGAATGGCTGCTCATTCATGCACATTTAACCAGAACAAATCTGCTTGCCAGCTTTTGAGTAATATGTGTGTTCTCTTGCATTATGAGTTTGATGATTTTAATGCATGTCAGTATTATAGAGAGGAATTTGGAGATAATTTTGTCACCTTACCTAGTCATGTTCCTTGGTTATATTATAATGAAGGAGAAGCAAATGTGTATCTTTCTAAAACCAGATTGAAAACTCATTATAGCTTTAAGAAGGAATCTCCAAATTCCAAGTTTAACTTTACTGTGGCAAAGTACTCTGCCAAAGGCCATCTTCTGAAGTACGGACGGCTGGAAACTATGTTAACACTTTGTCCCATAATTGATTATCAGCTTGATGCAGCAGTTCAATTTGGAACAACATTTTCTCAGAGTTGTTCCATAGATGTAAAAGATTTGTGGGATAGATATGATACAGAATTCTATGATGTATTTTTACAATATTATGATGATGAACAGCACATGATATATGCTGTACCAGTTCTTGATAGAAATTACAGAGAAGCTGGCTCTTTGGTGAATCAACAGAGTCATAAAAAGTGGCAGCTGACAAGGAGGTTTTTCTTGTTTGACAATCttagtggaagagagagcttaTCTTTGAATTTGAATGATAAAGAGAAGAGAGCTAGAGTTGTAAGATATGCTCAGAGTGTTGAAATTATTATTCAGCTACGTGAAGGAGAAGGGGATGGGCTGATTTATCCACCCCTGATAAAGATAACATATGCTGAGGTTGAAGATGATTATTATGAATCTGGTAAAAGGGTGGAGACAAGTTTAAAGGTTTTATACACTATGAATTTTTCAAAGATCCGTGAGAATTTGTCTATAGCTGTAGGCGTTATGAGTGCTCTTGCTACTCTTTGGTCATTTATAGGAACATGGAGCTGGTCAAGGCGATGTGGAAAAATAGTTTTGGATTTTCCCACcatttttcacttttttgttATAGTTTGTGGAAACCTTGCCAATGTTTTTTTTGTTGTAATGTTTTTTGCTTGCTTATTTTGGACTATTTTCTTCAAGAGGCAGGATGTTGTGCATTTATTTCTTTTAACGGAGAACCAAGAATTACTCGTAAAACAGTATCTGACAGCTGCTTGCTTCCTAAAACTAATCCAAATCATGTACATAGTTTATGTTCAGGTTACTCTTGACATTTTTATAATTGACTGGGAGCAGCCAAGGGCAAAAAATTCAGTTCCTCATCCACAGTTGTCCACCAGTCTTGAAGAAGAAGGAAAACTAAAAGGGGAACAGCCAATCAGTATTTGGAGAATGTACTTCATTGCAAATGAGTGGAATGAACTCCAGACATATAGAAAAACTAATGTAAGTTTCCAGTTGTTTTTGACTCTTCTGTGTTTAAAAGTAATTGGTTTTGAAAATCTTGCCACTGCTGATCCCAGTGCTAGTTTCTTTGTCCATGATAAAGATTATAATCCTCCTCAGAGCTTTGTGTGTAGATTTGCCATTAGTATGTCAGTTTATGCCATTATTGCAGTCATACAGTGGTTCTTTAGGGTTGTTTTTTATGAACGCTATGTTGAGAACAAGTTGCAGCAATTTATAGATTTATGTTCAATTGCTAACATAAGTGTATTCATTCTTGAGCACACGATGTATGGATATTATATTCATGGTCGATCAGCTCATGGCTTTGCTGATGTTGATATGCAGTCTATATATGAACAGATGAAACGAGAAGAAGAAGATTTATGTGGTCACCGGGGTCTTGAACCCTCTAGTGAATGTCAGATATTTGAGGTAGCTGTAACCTACAAGTTTAGAGAGCAGTATGATACCATTTTGCAACCAGTACACAAGTTCACAGGGATTCAAAGGCCAGCAGCTCGAGGCAGAATGGCTTCGTTAGAGATGGAGCAAAGTTTCCAGGCATATGAAACTATGAGAAGATTTTTTGGTATGTTCCTTCAGCATGCTCTCAAGGATTTAGATTATATTGTGAAAGAAAAGCTTTTTCTGGAGAGTGTGTTGGATCTTGAATTTCAAGAGGTTGATGATAGGTGTCTTTTTTTTAGGGACAATAATCATACCTTTGATCATGTCTTGTTTTATGGTCATGAATTATCATTTTTGCTGTGTGAAATGTTGCTTTTTACATTTGTTGACTTAACTTCATATGACTTTGTACTGGCTGCGGTAATTACCTTTATTTTTTCgtatttattgaaaaaaattcGCTACACAGGTGGCCGAAAAAATGTGGTCCACAAAACTCTAGTTGACCAGCGTTTTTTGATGTAA